Proteins from a genomic interval of Diospyros lotus cultivar Yz01 chromosome 6, ASM1463336v1, whole genome shotgun sequence:
- the LOC127804494 gene encoding glycerophosphodiester phosphodiesterase GDPDL7-like: MASSCGGDRWLDGGLGGRRRGRKWLAAQENSEKMIVPRLFMVVLLIQSSLARKHGDQRPPHPSRRWLTLSGKRPLVIARGGYSGLFPESSPIANEFAITTSLNDLILYCNLQLSKDGIGFCLSSLDLSNSTNIADVFPAKPKSYTVNGKVTQGRFSVDYTAEELSNVALIQNIFSRPYIFDALGMPMTTVEEIAKSHPAGFWLNVQYSSFYAEHKQDPTSYVLETSKSAPIHYISSPEIGFLKNLNRNMGGSSRTKLVFVAPEPNTVEPTTNLTYAALLKNLSAIKEFASGILVHKQYIWPVNPEMYLDSPTSLVTDAHNLGLEVFATRFANDDHISFNYSYDPSVEYLQFIDNSQFSIDGFLTDFPSTASTAIACLAHHKKAPRPPQGPLVISHNGASGVYPGSTDLAYQQAVDDGADIIDCSVQMSRDGIPFCLNATDLTPTTNSGSLFLDRSASIPQLQKDNGIFSFDLSWDEIKTLQPVISSPLPDSTSFPRNPANRNKGKLITLAEFLEFAKQQKVHGVLVTIRNAAYLAANKGLSVTDAVATALSNASLDKQSAQQVLIQSDDSAVLSKFGNNKNYKKVFMIEEAIGEAPKATVDQINKFADAVNVRKPSIIPSPNSFTATATRVVEEFHKANMSVFASVFLNEFGYFAYDYLTDPMVEIATFTLPPISIDGIVTEYPATASAYLRSPCSQPDRALSEFSIQPINPGDLIHHLPEGMPLPPAEAPQPALNISDVVDPPLPPVYNQAAASEPPMHQPPASSSDAKRYSAQTLKVANLGLTLMGIVVPSVLSTW, translated from the exons ATGGCATCTAGTTGCGGCGGCGACCGCTGGCTCGATGGAGGCCTGGGAGGCCGTCGGCGTGGGCGGAAATGGCTGGCAGCGCAAG AGAATTCAGAGAAAATGATCGTGCCCCGGTTGTTCATGGTTGTCTTGTTGATACAATCAAGTTTGGCGAGGAAACATGGTGATCAACGGCCTCCACATCCTTCACGTAGATGGCTGACCCTCAGCg GTAAGCGTCCGCTTGTGATAGCACGGGGTGGATACTCGGGGCTGTTTCCAGAATCGTCCCCAATTGCAAATGAGTTTGCAATAACCACTAGCTTAAATGATTTGATTCTTTACTGTAATCTACAACTATCAAAAGATGGGATTGGCTTCTGCCTGTCAAGCTTGGATCTCAGTAACTCCACCAATATAGCAGACGTTTTCCCAGCCAAACCCAAATCTTACACTGTCAATGGCAAGGTCACGCAAGGTCGCTTTTCTGTAGATTATACGGCTGAAGAGCTCAGCAATGTCGCAT TGATTCAGAATATATTTTCCCGACCATACATATTTGATGCGCTGGGCATGCCCATGACTACTGTTGAAGAAATAGCGAAGTCTCATCCAGCTGGGTTCTGGTTAAATGTTCAg TACAGCAGTTTCTATGCAGAACACAAGCAAGATCCAACGTCATACGTTTTGGAAACTTCGAAAAGCGCTCCCATTCACTACATCTCCTCTCCAGAGATCGGCTTCTTGAAGAATTTGAACAGAAATATGGGCGGATCATCGAGGACGAAGCTTGTGTTTGTTGCCCCAGAACCCAACACCGTCGAGCCCACGACGAACTTAACCTACGCCGCCCTGCTCAAGAACCTGTCCGCCATCAAGGAATTCGCGTCTGGAATTCTGGTGCACAAACAGTACATCTGGCCCGTCAATCCTGAGATGTACCTGGATTCGCCCACCTCTCTCGTGACCGATGCTCACAATCTCGGCCTTGAAGTCTTCGCTACCCGCTTCGCCAATGACGACCACATAAGCTTCAACTACAGCTACGACCCCTCCGTCGAGTACCTGCAGTTCATCGACAACTCCCAGTTCTCTATCGATGGCTTTCTTACAGATTTCCCTTCCACGGCATCCACAGCCATTGCGTGCTTGGCGCATCACAAGAAGGCGCCTCGGCCGCCCCAAGGACCCTTGGTGATAAGCCACAACGGAGCCAGCGGAGTTTACCCCGGCAGCACTGACCTCGCCTACCAGCAAGCGGTGGATGACGGAGCCGACATCATCGACTGCTCCGTGCAGATGTCCAGGGACGGAATTCCCTTCTGCTTGAATGCAACTGACCTCACTCCTACCACCAATTCCGGGTCCCTTTTCTTGGACAGATCTGCTTCAATCCCTCAACTTCAGAAGGATAATGGAATTTTCTCCTTTGATCTCTCCTGGGATGAGATCAAGACCCTCCAGC CTGTGATATCGAGTCCATTACCAGATAGCACCAGCTTCCCTAGAAATCCGGCAAACAGGAACAAGGGCAAACTTATAACTCTGGCTGAATTTCTGGAATTCGCCAAGCAGCAAAAGGTCCACGGAGTATTAGTCACCATCCgg AATGCGGCGTACTTAGCAGCAAACAAGGGCCTGAGCGTAACGGATGCTGTGGCCACGGCCTTGAGCAATGCTTCTTTGGACAAGCAATCCGCCCAACAAGTCTTGATCCAATCAGATGATAGCGCCGTGCTATCCAAGTTTGGCAATAACAAAAACTACAAGAAAGTGTTCATGATCGAGGAGGCCATAGGTGAGGCACCAAAGGCAACAGTGGACCAAATCAACAAGTTTGCTGATGCAGTTAACGTGCGCAAGCCCTCCATCATTCCAAGTCCTAATTCATTCACGGCAACCGCCACCAGGGTGGTCGAGGAGTTCCACAAGGCCAACATGTCTGTGTTTGCTTCTGTTTTTCTAAACGAATTTGGGTACTTTGCTTACGATTACTTGACAGATCCCATGGTAGAGATAGCAACTTTTACTCTGCCGCCCATTAGTATTGATGGAATTGTCACCGAGTATCCGGCAACTGCAAGCGCATATCTCA GAAGTCCGTGTTCTCAGCCAGATCGGGCTCTGAGTGAATTCTCGATCCAACCAATAAACCCCGGCGACTTGATTCACCACTTGCCAGAGGGAATGCCATTGCCGCCTGCGGAAGCCCCACAGCCAGCACTCAACATTTCAGATGTGGTGGATCCGCCGCTGCCTCCTGTCTACAATCAGGCTGCCGCATCGGAACCACCCATGCATCAACCTCCTGCTTCATCCTCTGATGCGAAAAGATACAGTGCCCAAACACTAAAAGTCGCTAACTTGGGTCTCACTCTCATGGGGATCGTCGTGCCTAGTGTGCTTTCTACATGGTAA